From the genome of Halomonas sp. 1513, one region includes:
- a CDS encoding cell division protein ZipA, whose protein sequence is MELREWLIILGLALVTIIVVDGVRRLQRQRRVPRLDRVDTRSNGSNRVDMDLDDEAKAAEINWELPNGGARVIRPAESEQVAPKPKLKRQEHPGASRVLSEWRDKEWRDKTQDSTSASASGGAAPQRQSAEPARAATPQSPDSVPASAASPREAAAPAAAAASETAPRAEPAHDVGADERLQAEPPADATPRASQPQAATDAAPAPAVSETPEPAVSETPEVAAQAEAPRAEEPARTEPTLSALDADETPQAAAEPLAADPDDHDEHHDAERYRLVDLEGMTDSFKERSTKVGASMQRFGSSMKQNLAARKEQRKKDKLEKARLKAEKQAREASRRKQAEAEQAAKLAAQREQEAARQAERREQQVLDAQAISAQDQDDPLFAPSRLHHVDSRYAEPSFDEAAAARVQRPVDDSAYESRPAAEREPVVTSHPVVEKALRHDINVEHARDTLSHAEEVIVISVMSRDAEGFSGSALLDLMLACGLRYSSDMGIFNRFETEDSESELQFSMVNVVKPGTFPLDSMDEFRTPGVTLLMPLPGAVDTAAAFEAMVETAMVIVRHLGGELKDENRSVMTAQTVEFARQRVQEFERRHRLHRYQAN, encoded by the coding sequence ATGGAACTAAGAGAGTGGCTGATCATCCTGGGGCTGGCCCTGGTGACCATCATCGTCGTAGACGGTGTGCGTCGCCTGCAGCGTCAGCGTCGCGTGCCCAGACTGGACCGGGTCGACACACGATCCAACGGATCCAATCGGGTAGACATGGACCTCGACGACGAGGCCAAGGCGGCCGAGATCAATTGGGAACTGCCTAACGGCGGTGCTCGGGTGATCCGCCCCGCTGAATCGGAGCAGGTGGCCCCCAAGCCCAAGCTCAAGCGACAGGAGCATCCTGGCGCCTCACGGGTATTGTCTGAGTGGCGAGACAAAGAGTGGCGGGACAAGACGCAGGACTCGACCAGCGCGTCTGCCTCCGGCGGCGCGGCGCCTCAGCGCCAGTCGGCCGAGCCCGCCCGCGCCGCAACGCCTCAGTCGCCTGACAGCGTACCTGCCTCGGCCGCTTCCCCGCGTGAAGCGGCCGCGCCTGCTGCTGCAGCCGCTAGCGAGACAGCGCCCCGCGCCGAGCCGGCACACGACGTGGGCGCCGACGAACGCCTGCAGGCGGAGCCGCCGGCCGACGCCACGCCTCGTGCCAGCCAGCCGCAAGCTGCGACTGATGCAGCGCCGGCGCCTGCCGTCAGCGAAACACCTGAGCCGGCCGTCAGTGAAACGCCCGAGGTTGCAGCCCAGGCTGAAGCTCCGCGGGCCGAGGAGCCGGCACGTACCGAACCCACGCTCTCGGCGCTGGATGCCGACGAGACGCCCCAGGCCGCCGCCGAACCGCTGGCTGCCGACCCCGACGATCACGACGAGCACCACGACGCCGAGCGCTATCGGCTGGTCGACCTCGAGGGCATGACCGACTCGTTCAAGGAGCGCTCGACCAAGGTCGGCGCGTCCATGCAGCGCTTCGGCTCCTCGATGAAGCAGAACCTTGCCGCGCGCAAGGAGCAGCGCAAGAAGGACAAGCTCGAGAAGGCGCGTCTCAAGGCCGAGAAGCAGGCCCGTGAGGCCAGCCGCCGCAAGCAGGCCGAAGCCGAACAAGCCGCCAAGCTGGCCGCCCAGCGCGAGCAGGAAGCCGCTCGCCAGGCCGAGCGTCGCGAGCAGCAGGTGCTCGATGCCCAGGCCATCAGCGCCCAGGACCAGGACGACCCGCTGTTCGCCCCGAGTCGCCTGCATCATGTCGACAGCCGCTACGCCGAGCCGAGCTTCGACGAAGCCGCCGCCGCCAGGGTGCAGCGTCCGGTTGACGACTCGGCCTACGAGTCGCGTCCCGCCGCCGAGCGTGAGCCGGTGGTCACGTCGCATCCGGTGGTCGAGAAGGCGCTGCGCCACGACATCAACGTCGAGCACGCCCGCGATACCCTGAGCCATGCCGAAGAGGTCATCGTCATCAGCGTGATGTCGCGCGATGCAGAGGGCTTCAGCGGCTCGGCGCTGCTCGACCTGATGCTGGCCTGCGGCCTTCGCTACAGCAGCGACATGGGGATCTTCAACCGCTTCGAGACCGAAGACAGCGAAAGCGAACTGCAGTTCTCGATGGTCAACGTGGTCAAGCCGGGCACCTTCCCGCTCGATTCCATGGACGAGTTCCGCACTCCCGGGGTGACGCTGCTGATGCCGCTGCCCGGGGCGGTCGACACCGCCGCCGCCTTCGAGGCGATGGTCGAGACCGCCATGGTCATCGTGCGCCACCTCGGTGGCGAGCTGAAGGACGAAAATCGCAGCGTGATGACCGCCCAGACCGTCGAGTTCGCCCGTCAGCGGGTCCAGGAGTTCGAGCGCCGCCACCGGCTGCATCGCTACCAGGCCAACTAG
- the ligA gene encoding DNA ligase (NAD(+)) LigA (this protein catalyzes the formation of phosphodiester linkages between 5'-phosphoryl and 3'-hydroxyl groups in double-stranded DNA using NAD as a coenzyme and as the energy source for the reaction; essential for DNA replication and repair of damaged DNA; similar to ligase LigB): MTQPDPQIRDEIASLRDELDDANHRYYVLDEPRLTDADYDRKLRRLQALEDEYPDQITPDSPTQRVGAAPADGFPEIQHAVPMLSLDNAFDDDELRAFVKRVGERLERDGEQLTFCCEPKLDGAAVSLVYEHGALAFGATRGDGRTGEGITSNLRTMRSVPLKLRSDGHPALLEVRGEVIMSHERFEALNHKAREEGGKVFANPRNAAAGSLRQLDPAITRTRPLEFTAYQVARIEPDLGDATHSALMARLGTLGFRTSRELTTVTGSQGLIDYCRRLGERRDALGYDIDGVVIKVDDLRLQRELGFVARAPRWAVAYKFPAQEQTTRLNDVEFQVGRTGAITPVARLEPVTVAGVTVSNATLHNADEIARLGVMIGDTVSIRRAGDVIPQVVRVLDEQRPADARDIVFPERCPVCDSAIERVEGEVAARCSGGLYCAAQRKEALKHFASRRALDIDGLGEKLIDQLIERDWVKTPADLFRLDAERLAELPRMGQKSSENLVAALQRAKATTLARFIYALGIREVGEATAGNLASHFGTLQALMDAEQQDLEAVNDVGPIVAAHVHGFFREPHNREIIDDLLGCGLAWEEQEIGERPQPLIGETWVLTGTLENLTRDEGKARLQALGAKVAGSVSKKTACVVAGPGAGSKLAKAEELGVTVIDEAEFLTRLARWEAGGAYQPDENQADEEPAP; encoded by the coding sequence ATGACCCAGCCCGATCCCCAGATCCGCGACGAGATCGCGAGCCTGCGTGACGAACTCGACGACGCCAACCATCGCTACTACGTGCTCGATGAACCACGCCTCACCGATGCCGACTACGACCGCAAGCTACGCCGCCTCCAGGCACTCGAGGATGAATACCCCGACCAGATAACGCCGGATTCGCCCACCCAGCGGGTCGGCGCCGCGCCGGCCGACGGCTTTCCCGAGATCCAGCATGCGGTGCCCATGCTGTCGCTGGACAACGCCTTCGACGACGACGAGCTGCGCGCCTTCGTCAAGCGCGTCGGCGAACGCCTCGAGCGCGACGGCGAGCAGCTGACCTTCTGCTGCGAACCCAAGCTCGACGGTGCCGCGGTGTCGCTGGTCTACGAGCACGGCGCGCTGGCCTTCGGCGCCACCCGCGGCGACGGCCGCACCGGCGAGGGCATTACCTCCAACCTGCGCACCATGCGCTCGGTGCCGCTCAAGCTGCGCAGCGATGGCCACCCGGCGCTGCTCGAAGTGCGCGGCGAGGTGATCATGAGCCACGAGCGCTTCGAGGCGCTCAACCACAAGGCCCGCGAAGAGGGCGGCAAGGTCTTCGCCAATCCGCGCAATGCCGCCGCCGGCAGCCTGCGCCAGCTCGACCCGGCGATCACCCGCACCCGGCCGCTGGAGTTCACCGCCTACCAGGTGGCGCGGATCGAGCCGGATCTGGGCGATGCCACCCACAGCGCCCTGATGGCGCGTCTCGGCACTCTAGGTTTCCGCACCAGCCGCGAACTGACCACCGTCACCGGCAGCCAGGGGCTGATCGACTACTGCCGGCGCCTCGGCGAGCGCCGCGACGCGCTGGGCTACGATATCGACGGCGTGGTGATCAAGGTCGACGACCTGCGCCTGCAGCGCGAGCTGGGCTTCGTGGCTCGTGCACCGCGCTGGGCGGTGGCCTACAAGTTTCCCGCCCAGGAGCAGACCACGCGTCTCAACGACGTCGAGTTCCAGGTCGGCCGCACCGGCGCCATCACCCCGGTGGCACGCCTCGAGCCGGTCACGGTGGCCGGCGTGACGGTCTCCAACGCGACCCTGCACAACGCCGACGAGATCGCCCGGCTGGGCGTGATGATCGGCGATACCGTGAGCATCCGCCGCGCCGGCGACGTGATCCCTCAGGTGGTGCGGGTGCTCGACGAGCAGCGCCCGGCGGATGCCCGCGATATCGTGTTTCCCGAGCGCTGCCCGGTGTGCGACTCGGCCATCGAACGGGTCGAGGGCGAGGTCGCGGCGCGCTGCAGCGGCGGCCTCTACTGTGCCGCCCAGCGCAAGGAGGCGCTCAAGCACTTCGCCTCGCGGCGCGCGCTGGATATCGACGGCCTGGGCGAGAAGCTGATCGACCAGCTGATCGAGCGCGACTGGGTCAAGACGCCCGCCGACCTGTTCCGGCTCGACGCCGAGCGTCTCGCCGAGCTGCCGCGGATGGGCCAGAAGTCCTCCGAGAACCTGGTGGCGGCGCTGCAGCGCGCCAAGGCGACCACGCTTGCCCGCTTCATCTACGCGCTGGGCATCCGCGAGGTGGGCGAGGCCACCGCCGGCAACCTGGCCAGCCACTTCGGCACCCTGCAGGCATTGATGGACGCCGAGCAGCAGGATCTCGAAGCGGTCAACGACGTCGGCCCGATCGTTGCCGCCCATGTCCACGGCTTCTTCCGCGAGCCGCACAACCGCGAGATCATCGACGACCTGCTCGGCTGCGGCCTCGCCTGGGAGGAGCAGGAGATCGGCGAGCGGCCCCAGCCGCTGATCGGCGAGACCTGGGTGCTCACCGGCACCCTCGAGAACCTGACTCGCGACGAGGGCAAGGCGCGGCTTCAGGCACTGGGCGCCAAGGTCGCCGGCAGCGTCTCCAAGAAGACCGCCTGCGTGGTGGCGGGGCCAGGCGCCGGCAGCAAGCTGGCCAAGGCCGAAGAGCTGGGAGTGACAGTGATCGACGAGGCCGAGTTCCTGACCCGGCTGGCGCGCTGGGAGGCCGGCGGCGCTTATCAACCAGACGAAAACCAGGCCGACGAGGAGCCAGCACCATGA
- a CDS encoding bifunctional tRNA (5-methylaminomethyl-2-thiouridine)(34)-methyltransferase MnmD/FAD-dependent 5-carboxymethylaminomethyl-2-thiouridine(34) oxidoreductase MnmC: MPLADRHRDSLAALETARLDWQRDDGDLETPHSLAFGDVYFSRQDGRAETQHVFIDGNDLPRRFREWREARPFVIGETGCGTGLNLLCAWACFMQHAPASARLHLVSTEKYPLTRDDLARALAAWPELADAAARLVAQWPEPVAGVHRLWLDPRVTLDLHFGDSAECLAALDGGVDAWFLDGFAPSKNPQMWQPALFEAMASHSRPGATFATFTCAGVVKRGLKAAGFAWRKVPGFGRKREMLAGEIAVPADDTARHATPWFSTPLPRPARHVAVIGAGLAGASVAHALARRGVRVTLLDREAPGAGASGNAQGALYIKLAVAPNAHSRVYLAGLLHSRRWLEALDPEGALWQASGVLQLANEPREAERQARFLTQYGLPATVVEGVDGDSLAERGGLPAALFAAERALDYPAAGWVRPQALCQRLAATRGVSVQHGEVESVTPQADGWRLALADGASLDADQVVIATAQLANRFAQTADLPLQPIRGQISQVALPPGAPAPSRVICAGGYVPPPCDGRLTFGATFAPHDQGDEMREADHAANLAELARTLPGYLEALREAGVDLDPARMGGRAAVRAASPDKLPYAGPVPDAEAWRRDYAALAKDAKRIPATPGAHHAGLWISAAHGSRGLASAPLCAELIASRICDEPLPLPAALADQLHPGRRLIRELIRGEH, encoded by the coding sequence CTGCCATTGGCCGACCGCCACCGCGATAGCCTCGCGGCACTGGAAACCGCCCGCCTCGACTGGCAGCGCGACGACGGCGACCTGGAGACGCCCCATTCGCTGGCCTTCGGCGACGTCTACTTCTCGCGCCAGGACGGCCGCGCCGAGACCCAGCACGTGTTCATCGACGGCAACGACCTGCCGCGGCGCTTTCGCGAGTGGCGCGAGGCGCGGCCCTTCGTGATCGGCGAGACCGGCTGCGGCACCGGGCTCAACCTGCTCTGCGCCTGGGCCTGTTTCATGCAGCATGCGCCGGCCAGCGCACGCTTGCACCTGGTCTCCACCGAGAAGTACCCGCTGACCCGCGACGACCTGGCCCGGGCGCTGGCCGCCTGGCCCGAGCTCGCCGACGCCGCTGCCCGCCTGGTCGCCCAGTGGCCCGAGCCGGTGGCCGGCGTGCACCGCCTGTGGCTCGACCCACGGGTGACCCTGGACCTGCACTTCGGCGACAGCGCCGAGTGCCTGGCGGCCCTCGACGGCGGCGTCGACGCCTGGTTCCTCGACGGCTTCGCGCCGTCGAAGAATCCCCAGATGTGGCAGCCGGCGCTGTTCGAGGCCATGGCGAGCCACAGCCGCCCCGGCGCCACCTTCGCCACCTTCACCTGCGCCGGGGTGGTCAAGCGCGGGCTCAAGGCCGCCGGCTTCGCCTGGCGCAAGGTGCCCGGCTTCGGCCGCAAGCGCGAGATGCTGGCCGGCGAGATCGCCGTGCCTGCCGACGATACCGCGCGCCATGCCACCCCCTGGTTTAGCACCCCATTGCCGCGTCCGGCGCGCCACGTCGCGGTGATCGGCGCCGGGCTGGCCGGTGCCAGCGTGGCCCACGCACTCGCCAGGCGCGGCGTGAGGGTCACCCTGCTCGACCGCGAGGCGCCGGGCGCCGGCGCCTCGGGCAACGCCCAGGGGGCGCTGTATATCAAGCTGGCGGTGGCGCCCAACGCGCATAGCCGGGTCTACCTGGCCGGGCTATTGCACAGCCGGCGCTGGCTCGAGGCGCTCGACCCAGAGGGCGCGCTGTGGCAGGCCAGCGGCGTGCTGCAACTGGCCAATGAGCCCCGCGAGGCCGAGCGCCAGGCACGCTTTCTCACCCAGTACGGGCTGCCAGCAACGGTGGTGGAGGGAGTGGACGGCGACTCACTGGCCGAGCGCGGCGGGCTGCCGGCCGCACTGTTCGCCGCCGAGCGAGCGCTGGATTACCCCGCCGCCGGCTGGGTGCGGCCCCAGGCGCTGTGCCAGCGCCTCGCCGCCACCCGGGGGGTGAGCGTTCAGCACGGTGAGGTGGAGTCAGTTACGCCGCAGGCCGACGGCTGGCGCCTGGCGCTGGCCGACGGCGCCTCGCTCGACGCCGACCAGGTGGTGATCGCCACCGCCCAGTTGGCCAACCGCTTCGCCCAGACCGCCGACCTGCCGCTGCAGCCGATCCGCGGCCAGATCAGCCAGGTGGCGCTGCCGCCGGGGGCGCCTGCGCCGAGCCGCGTGATCTGCGCCGGCGGCTATGTGCCGCCGCCCTGCGACGGCCGACTGACCTTCGGCGCCACCTTCGCGCCCCATGACCAGGGCGACGAGATGCGCGAGGCGGACCACGCCGCCAACCTGGCCGAACTGGCACGCACCCTCCCCGGCTACCTCGAGGCGCTGCGCGAGGCCGGCGTCGACCTCGACCCGGCGCGCATGGGCGGCCGTGCCGCGGTGCGTGCGGCGAGCCCCGACAAGCTTCCCTACGCCGGGCCGGTGCCGGATGCCGAGGCCTGGCGGCGCGACTACGCCGCCCTGGCCAAGGATGCCAAGCGCATTCCCGCCACGCCGGGGGCGCATCATGCCGGGCTGTGGATCAGCGCCGCCCACGGTTCGCGGGGGCTGGCCAGCGCGCCGCTGTGCGCCGAGCTGATCGCCTCGAGGATCTGCGACGAGCCGCTACCGCTGCCCGCGGCGCTGGCCGACCAGCTGCACCCGGGGCGGCGGTTGATCCGCGAGCTGATTCGAGGCGAGCACTAG
- a CDS encoding phosphatase yields MPMTQLAPLPAALEGVGGIDLHMHSTASDGALPPAELVALCQARGLTRLALTDHDTVAGVAEAQQAAQALGLRVLPAAELSTQWRGMNIHVVALLPQGVRGSLEAGLVAQAEAREARAEEIARRLEKLGLADALARAREQAGSPRPLGRPDFARALVAAGLTPDIKTAFKKHLGSGKPGDVKAHWPFIPTAVEWIRDAGGVAVLAHPLRYGTTRRKRGLLLDDFTAAGGEAAELISGYQNADATRDLARQLDERGLYASLGSDFHFPGGALAPGSMSPAPRSAVRPVWMHPALAAFAAA; encoded by the coding sequence ATGCCAATGACTCAACTCGCTCCACTACCGGCTGCCCTCGAGGGCGTCGGCGGCATCGATCTGCATATGCACTCCACCGCCTCGGACGGCGCGCTGCCCCCCGCCGAGCTGGTGGCGCTGTGCCAAGCCCGCGGCCTGACGCGCCTGGCCCTGACCGACCACGACACCGTGGCCGGCGTCGCCGAAGCCCAGCAAGCCGCCCAGGCGCTGGGCCTGCGCGTGCTGCCCGCCGCCGAGCTCTCGACCCAGTGGCGCGGCATGAACATCCACGTGGTGGCGCTGCTGCCCCAGGGCGTACGCGGCAGTCTCGAGGCCGGGCTCGTTGCCCAGGCCGAGGCCCGCGAGGCGCGCGCCGAAGAGATCGCCCGGCGCCTCGAGAAGCTGGGGCTCGCCGATGCCCTGGCCCGCGCCCGCGAGCAGGCCGGCAGCCCGCGACCGCTGGGACGCCCCGACTTTGCCCGGGCGCTGGTGGCCGCCGGCCTTACGCCGGACATCAAGACCGCCTTCAAGAAGCATCTGGGCAGCGGCAAGCCCGGCGATGTAAAGGCCCACTGGCCGTTCATCCCCACCGCGGTGGAGTGGATCCGCGATGCCGGCGGCGTGGCCGTGCTGGCCCATCCGCTGCGCTACGGCACTACCCGGCGCAAGCGAGGCCTGCTGCTCGACGACTTCACCGCTGCCGGCGGCGAGGCCGCCGAGCTGATCAGCGGCTACCAGAATGCCGACGCCACCCGCGATCTGGCCCGCCAGCTCGACGAGCGCGGGCTATACGCCTCGCTGGGCAGCGATTTTCACTTTCCCGGTGGCGCGCTGGCGCCGGGCAGCATGAGCCCTGCGCCGCGCAGCGCGGTGAGGCCTGTGTGGATGCATCCGGCGCTGGCCGCCTTCGCCGCCGCCTAG
- a CDS encoding threonylcarbamoyl-AMP synthase, translating into MTQFFQLHPDNPQKRLIDQALTIIRQGGVVAYPTDSGYALGCHLGDKKAIEKIKWLRSLDDKHNFTLVCSDLSEIGTYAKVDNAVFRLLKTHTPGPYTFILNATSEVPRLLLHPKRRSIGVRVPDHRITLALLKALGEPLMSVTLIPVGEELPMTDPEEIRERFGAHLDLIIDGGACHLEPTTVVDLRDLPPVIVREGRGDPAPFQV; encoded by the coding sequence ATGACCCAGTTCTTCCAGCTGCATCCCGACAACCCCCAGAAGCGCCTGATCGACCAGGCCCTGACGATCATTCGCCAGGGCGGGGTGGTGGCCTACCCCACCGACTCCGGCTACGCGCTGGGCTGCCACCTGGGTGACAAGAAGGCGATCGAGAAGATCAAGTGGCTGCGCTCGCTGGACGACAAGCACAACTTCACCCTGGTGTGCTCGGACCTGTCCGAGATTGGCACCTATGCCAAGGTCGACAACGCCGTGTTCCGCCTGCTCAAGACGCATACCCCGGGACCCTATACCTTCATCCTCAATGCCACCTCGGAGGTGCCGCGGCTACTGCTGCACCCCAAGCGTCGCTCGATCGGCGTACGCGTGCCGGACCACCGCATCACCCTCGCGCTGCTCAAGGCGCTGGGTGAGCCGCTGATGAGCGTGACGCTGATCCCGGTCGGCGAGGAGCTGCCGATGACCGATCCCGAGGAGATTCGCGAGCGCTTCGGCGCCCACCTCGACCTGATCATCGATGGCGGCGCCTGCCACCTGGAGCCGACCACGGTAGTCGACCTGCGCGACCTGCCGCCGGTGATCGTGCGCGAAGGGCGCGGCGACCCGGCACCCTTCCAGGTCTGA
- a CDS encoding ion transporter, giving the protein MDPALKPGGEGLRTRLFQIIFESDTPLAKGFDIALIVAILASVLIIMLDTVESYSAAYGEWFYWLEWGFTIAFTVELLIRIYILEKPLRYLRSFYGVIDIVAILPTWLMLLIPGAQTLVILRLLRVLRIFRVLRLMQFVGEAQLLLDALKRSTRPIFLFLFSIFMLVTIFASVMYVIESAEAGFTSIPTAIYWAIVSLTTVGYGDIVPATPLGQAITVMLMLTGYSIIAVPTGVFSAQVIRSIRADRYSDEACPGCGHDRHELRARYCLRCGTWLDEETPDPNAEQQDSDDAPSSDRA; this is encoded by the coding sequence ATGGACCCTGCCCTCAAGCCTGGCGGCGAAGGCCTTCGCACCCGCCTGTTTCAGATCATCTTCGAGTCGGACACGCCGCTGGCCAAGGGCTTCGATATCGCCTTGATCGTCGCCATCCTGGCCAGCGTGCTGATCATCATGCTCGATACCGTTGAGTCATACAGCGCAGCATATGGCGAATGGTTCTACTGGCTGGAGTGGGGCTTTACCATCGCCTTCACCGTCGAACTCCTGATACGCATCTATATTCTCGAAAAACCGTTGCGCTACTTGCGCAGTTTCTATGGCGTGATCGACATCGTGGCGATCCTGCCGACCTGGCTGATGCTGCTGATCCCTGGCGCCCAGACCCTGGTGATCTTGCGCCTGCTGCGCGTACTGCGCATTTTCCGCGTGCTGCGGCTGATGCAGTTCGTCGGTGAAGCGCAGCTGCTGCTGGATGCCCTCAAGCGCAGCACGCGTCCGATCTTCCTGTTCCTGTTCAGCATCTTCATGCTGGTCACCATCTTCGCCTCGGTGATGTATGTGATCGAGTCCGCCGAGGCAGGCTTTACCAGCATCCCTACCGCCATCTACTGGGCCATCGTCAGCCTGACCACGGTGGGCTACGGCGATATCGTGCCGGCCACGCCGCTGGGCCAGGCAATCACGGTCATGCTCATGCTCACCGGCTATTCGATCATCGCAGTACCCACCGGGGTATTCTCCGCCCAGGTGATTCGCTCGATCCGCGCCGACCGCTACTCCGACGAGGCCTGCCCGGGCTGCGGCCACGACCGCCACGAGCTGCGCGCCCGCTACTGCCTGCGCTGCGGCACCTGGCTCGACGAGGAGACCCCCGACCCCAACGCCGAGCAGCAAGACAGCGACGACGCCCCCTCCAGCGATAGGGCGTGA
- a CDS encoding TIGR00153 family protein, which yields MVTTNPFSAMFGRSPFQPLLAHIVKVNECADQLLPFYDAALAGDWDAAARHREAITDLEHQADELKTELRLNLPNTMFLPVSRSDLLDLISVQDKIANKARDITGIMLGRCMRMPEPLAQPMRDYLVTAVASVAQARKALEELKELLESGFGRNVNEVMQNLIRDLHELEHQTDDQQVAIRRQLFALESELPPVDVIFLYKIIDWIGELSDRAERVGSRLQILTAR from the coding sequence ATGGTAACCACTAATCCGTTTTCGGCGATGTTTGGCCGTTCGCCATTCCAGCCGCTGCTGGCGCATATCGTCAAGGTCAATGAGTGTGCCGACCAGCTGCTGCCGTTCTACGATGCGGCGCTGGCCGGCGACTGGGACGCCGCCGCCCGCCACCGCGAGGCGATCACCGACCTCGAGCACCAGGCCGACGAGCTCAAGACCGAGCTGCGGCTCAACCTGCCAAACACCATGTTCCTGCCGGTATCGCGCTCCGACCTGCTCGATCTGATCAGCGTACAGGACAAGATCGCCAACAAGGCCCGCGACATCACCGGCATCATGCTCGGGCGCTGCATGCGCATGCCGGAGCCGCTGGCCCAGCCGATGCGCGACTACCTGGTCACCGCGGTGGCCTCGGTGGCCCAGGCCCGCAAGGCCCTGGAGGAGCTCAAGGAGCTGCTCGAGTCGGGCTTCGGGCGCAACGTCAACGAGGTGATGCAGAACCTGATTCGTGACCTGCACGAACTCGAGCACCAGACCGACGACCAGCAGGTGGCGATCCGCCGTCAGCTGTTCGCGCTGGAGAGCGAGCTGCCGCCGGTGGACGTGATCTTCCTCTACAAGATCATCGACTGGATCGGCGAGCTTTCCGACCGCGCCGAGCGCGTCGGCAGCCGCCTGCAGATTCTCACCGCCCGCTGA
- a CDS encoding phosphate permease, producing MLIIAQHGEIFIILACAFGFFMAWGVGANDVANAMGTSVGSKAITIKQAIIIAVIFEFLGAWLAGGEVTSTIRGGMIDPDLLDGNPELLVYGMLSALLAAAIWLMIASARGWPVSTTHSIVGAIVGFGAVGLGVEAVAWGQVGTIASSWVVSPLLAGSIAFMLFKTVQYLIFEAKDPFAAARRYVPMYAFLVGFVVAMVTLTKGLTHVGLDLSFGQSLLFSTLFGLIVAGLGVLLERRVSALPLPADDHFGYAGVERVFGVLMIFTACAMAFAHGSNDVANAVGPLAAVISVVQSDGVIDSAALVPWWVLILGGGGIVFGLVTYGHKVIATVGTGITELTPSRGFAATLAAATTVVLASGTGLPISTTHTLVGAVLGVGLARGIAALNLRVIGTIVMSWLITLPAGAGLAIMFFFMFKGIFG from the coding sequence ATGTTGATCATCGCGCAACACGGTGAAATCTTCATCATTCTGGCGTGTGCCTTCGGTTTCTTCATGGCCTGGGGCGTGGGCGCCAACGATGTCGCCAATGCCATGGGCACCTCGGTGGGCTCCAAGGCGATCACCATCAAGCAGGCGATCATCATCGCCGTGATCTTCGAATTTCTCGGCGCCTGGCTGGCCGGCGGCGAGGTCACTTCCACCATTCGCGGCGGGATGATCGATCCCGACCTGCTCGACGGTAACCCCGAGCTGCTGGTCTACGGCATGCTCTCGGCGCTGCTGGCCGCGGCGATCTGGTTGATGATCGCCTCGGCGCGCGGCTGGCCGGTGTCGACCACCCACTCCATCGTCGGCGCCATCGTCGGTTTCGGCGCCGTGGGGCTGGGGGTGGAGGCGGTGGCCTGGGGGCAGGTGGGCACCATCGCCTCGAGCTGGGTGGTGTCGCCGCTGCTGGCCGGCAGCATCGCCTTCATGCTGTTCAAGACCGTGCAGTACCTGATCTTCGAGGCCAAGGATCCTTTCGCCGCGGCGCGTCGCTACGTGCCGATGTACGCCTTCCTGGTCGGCTTCGTGGTCGCCATGGTGACCCTGACCAAGGGCCTGACCCACGTTGGGCTCGACCTCAGCTTCGGCCAGAGTCTGCTGTTTTCGACGCTGTTCGGCTTGATCGTCGCAGGACTCGGTGTGCTGCTCGAGCGGCGCGTCAGTGCGTTGCCCCTGCCCGCCGACGACCACTTCGGCTATGCCGGCGTGGAGCGGGTGTTCGGCGTGCTGATGATCTTCACCGCCTGTGCCATGGCGTTTGCCCACGGCTCCAACGACGTCGCCAACGCGGTCGGCCCGCTGGCCGCGGTGATCAGCGTGGTACAGAGCGACGGCGTCATCGACAGCGCCGCCCTGGTGCCCTGGTGGGTGCTGATCCTGGGCGGCGGCGGCATCGTCTTCGGGCTGGTCACCTACGGCCACAAGGTAATCGCCACCGTGGGCACCGGTATCACCGAACTGACCCCCAGCCGCGGGTTCGCCGCGACCCTGGCGGCGGCTACCACCGTGGTGCTGGCCTCGGGCACCGGCTTGCCGATCTCCACCACCCATACCCTGGTGGGCGCCGTGCTGGGCGTGGGCCTGGCACGCGGCATCGCGGCGCTCAACCTGCGCGTGATCGGCACCATCGTGATGTCGTGGTTGATCACCCTGCCGGCCGGCGCCGGCCTGGCGATCATGTTCTTCTTCATGTTCAAGGGGATCTTTGGCTAG